From Ignisphaera aggregans DSM 17230, the proteins below share one genomic window:
- a CDS encoding Cellulase (COGs: COG2730 Endoglucanase~InterPro IPR001547~KEGG: pho:PH1171 endo-1,4-beta-glucanase~PFAM: glycoside hydrolase family 5~PRIAM: Cellulase~SPTR: O58925 458aa long hypothetical endo-1,4-beta-glucanase~PFAM: Cellulase (glycosyl hydrolase family 5)) — MYREKSCGSTIMDVYYRARGTEIYIERKGVEKPLYIFGINWAGFEWRGRVVGGLHVRNWVEILQQIKSLGFNAIRIPFCAESVKPGVFPAPRTINYALNRDLIGLDSISIMEKIIAKAAELELYILLCFHNISCLIMEPLWYTPLFSEQQFIDTWIRVAKRFSRYWNVIGAELYNNPHGRLPPSYYYESGECATWGMGNPKTDWNLAAERIGRAVLEVAPHWLIIVKGTQLTNPRSDNVPLYPEATYWGENLRAVRDYPVNLPRDKLVYGVDIYGPDVYYMPYFNDPNIFPDKLYLIWDQNWGYVKKELGYPLIIAEFGGLYGRGDPRDVIWHQKLVEYMISNNICHWFYNALNPDNPSTAGLLENDWRTVREDKMALLRRAMDYCRERYGNI, encoded by the coding sequence GTGTATAGAGAAAAATCCTGTGGGTCAACTATAATGGATGTGTACTACAGGGCTAGGGGTACAGAGATATATATTGAGAGGAAAGGTGTTGAAAAACCCCTCTATATCTTTGGAATAAATTGGGCTGGTTTTGAGTGGCGAGGAAGAGTTGTTGGTGGTCTCCATGTCAGAAACTGGGTAGAGATTCTCCAGCAGATAAAGAGCCTTGGTTTCAACGCTATTAGAATACCATTCTGTGCAGAATCTGTTAAGCCAGGTGTTTTTCCTGCTCCAAGAACAATTAACTATGCATTGAATAGAGATCTTATTGGGCTTGACTCCATATCTATTATGGAGAAGATAATTGCTAAAGCAGCTGAGCTAGAGCTATACATACTTCTATGCTTCCACAACATAAGCTGTCTAATCATGGAACCACTATGGTATACACCCCTATTTAGCGAACAACAGTTTATAGATACATGGATAAGAGTTGCAAAGAGATTTAGTAGATATTGGAATGTTATAGGTGCAGAACTATATAATAATCCACATGGGAGACTCCCACCATCTTACTACTATGAAAGTGGAGAGTGTGCTACATGGGGTATGGGCAACCCTAAGACTGATTGGAATCTTGCTGCAGAGAGAATAGGGAGAGCTGTTCTAGAGGTTGCTCCACACTGGCTAATAATTGTAAAAGGTACACAGCTAACAAATCCCAGATCAGATAATGTGCCACTATATCCCGAGGCTACCTACTGGGGTGAGAATCTCAGAGCTGTAAGAGACTATCCTGTGAATCTACCGAGGGATAAGCTTGTATATGGTGTCGATATCTATGGACCTGATGTATATTATATGCCATATTTCAATGACCCAAATATATTTCCAGATAAGCTCTATCTTATATGGGATCAGAATTGGGGCTATGTAAAGAAGGAGCTTGGATATCCACTAATTATAGCAGAGTTTGGTGGACTCTATGGAAGGGGTGATCCAAGGGATGTTATATGGCATCAAAAACTTGTTGAGTATATGATTAGCAATAATATTTGTCACTGGTTCTACAATGCTTTAAATCCTGATAATCCTAGTACAGCTGGGTTGCTTGAGAATGATTGGAGAACTGTTAGAGAGGATAAGATGGCACTGCTTAGGAGGGCTATGGATTACTGTAGAGAGAGATATGGCAATATATAA
- a CDS encoding hydro-lyase, Fe-S type, tartrate/fumarate subfamily, alpha subunit (COGs: COG1951 Tartrate dehydratase alpha subunit/Fumarate hydratase class I N-terminal domain~InterPro IPR004646~KEGG: tau:Tola_0413 hydro-lyase, Fe-S type, tartrate/fumarate subfamily, alpha subunit~PFAM: Fe-S type hydro-lyase tartrate/fumarate alpha region~PRIAM: L(+)-tartrate dehydratase~SPTR: C4L9E3 Hydro-lyase, Fe-S type, tartrate/fumarate subfamily, alpha subunit~TIGRFAM: hydro-lyase, Fe-S type, tartrate/fumarate subfamily, alpha subunit~PFAM: Fumarate hydratase (Fumerase)~TIGRFAM: hydro-lyases, Fe-S type, tartrate/fumarate subfamily, alpha region): protein MSVERDRFVDILISFISRVVIELPRDVLEAITKVYSYEDNPLAKEILGMYLKNLDIAKTRRIPLCEDTGILEFFVYVGTRSPYIDIIYDAIIEAVRVATKRIPLRPNAVHPFTYVNSGDNTGSRIPFIHIDLIPGSDILKIWLYVAGGGSSMPTAAKGFPPSEGFKAVRDMAIDVVASYGVNACPPLFIGIGIGPTLDIAAYLSKIALLRRVGERHREQEIARLEEELRRDLNELNIGPQGLGGRVSVIDVFIEYAHRHPASYVGAVTLSCWALRRGLLVVYPDLRYEIPTHGD, encoded by the coding sequence ATGTCTGTTGAAAGAGATAGATTTGTAGATATACTCATCAGCTTTATCTCTAGGGTTGTTATAGAGCTTCCTAGAGATGTTTTAGAGGCTATTACCAAGGTTTATAGCTATGAGGATAACCCTCTAGCTAAAGAGATCTTGGGTATGTATCTAAAGAATCTCGATATAGCTAAGACTAGACGTATACCTCTTTGTGAGGATACAGGTATACTTGAGTTTTTTGTTTATGTTGGGACTAGGAGTCCTTATATAGATATAATCTATGATGCTATTATAGAAGCTGTTAGAGTTGCTACTAAGAGGATTCCTCTTAGACCTAATGCTGTACATCCATTTACATATGTAAATAGTGGTGATAATACGGGTTCGAGAATACCGTTTATACATATAGATCTTATCCCTGGTAGTGATATTTTGAAGATATGGCTATATGTTGCTGGTGGAGGTAGTAGTATGCCTACAGCAGCAAAGGGTTTTCCACCTTCAGAGGGATTTAAAGCTGTTAGAGATATGGCTATAGATGTTGTTGCTAGCTATGGAGTTAATGCATGTCCACCACTATTCATAGGCATAGGTATAGGGCCTACACTAGATATAGCTGCATATCTATCAAAGATAGCTCTTCTACGAAGAGTAGGTGAGAGACATAGGGAACAGGAGATAGCAAGACTTGAGGAAGAACTTAGAAGAGATTTGAATGAACTTAACATAGGTCCTCAGGGACTTGGTGGAAGGGTATCGGTTATAGATGTATTTATAGAGTATGCACATAGACATCCAGCATCATATGTAGGAGCAGTAACACTCTCATGCTGGGCTCTTCGAAGAGGCTTACTAGTGGTATACCCCGATCTGAGATACGAAATTCCTACACATGGTGATTGA
- a CDS encoding hydro-lyase, Fe-S type, tartrate/fumarate subfamily, beta subunit (COGs: COG1838 Tartrate dehydratase beta subunit/Fumarate hydratase class I C-terminal domain~InterPro IPR004647~KEGG: hbu:Hbut_0158 L(+)-tartrate dehydratase beta subunit~PFAM: Fe-S type hydro-lyase tartrate/fumarate beta region~PRIAM: L(+)-tartrate dehydratase~SPTR: A2BJ69 L(+)-tartrate dehydratase beta subunit~TIGRFAM: hydro-lyase, Fe-S type, tartrate/fumarate subfamily, beta subunit~PFAM: Fumarase C-terminus~TIGRFAM: hydro-lyases, Fe-S type, tartrate/fumarate subfamily, beta region) yields MDRIYRLKTPISEDDIKGIEIGDRVYITGTIVTARDAVHRRFLIERQPLPIDLKGLALFHAGPVVSRAGDKWIVVSIGPTTSTRMEPYEAEFIEKTGVRVIIGKGFMGTRTAEACRRFGCIVTLFPGGCAAIATQSIRDVIGVYWLDLGIPEALWILQVEDFGPLIVTIDSHGNNIYDTRSREIQQRVSIIKGKQL; encoded by the coding sequence ATGGATAGAATTTATCGTTTAAAGACACCTATATCTGAGGATGATATAAAGGGTATTGAGATTGGTGATAGAGTATATATTACAGGGACTATTGTAACTGCTCGTGATGCTGTACACAGAAGATTTCTTATAGAGAGACAACCACTACCAATAGATCTAAAAGGTTTAGCACTATTTCATGCGGGTCCAGTTGTATCTAGAGCTGGAGATAAATGGATTGTTGTATCAATAGGACCGACAACTAGTACTAGGATGGAGCCATATGAAGCTGAGTTTATTGAGAAAACAGGGGTTAGGGTTATAATAGGCAAGGGGTTTATGGGCACTAGAACTGCTGAAGCATGTAGAAGATTTGGATGTATAGTAACGCTATTTCCAGGGGGCTGTGCAGCTATAGCTACACAAAGTATTAGAGATGTTATAGGTGTTTACTGGCTAGATCTAGGAATTCCAGAAGCTCTATGGATTCTACAGGTTGAGGATTTTGGACCACTTATAGTTACTATAGATAGCCATGGAAATAATATCTATGATACTAGATCTAGAGAGATCCAGCAGAGGGTTAGCATTATTAAGGGGAAACAGCTATAA
- a CDS encoding acylphosphatase (COGs: COG0068 Hydrogenase maturation factor~InterPro IPR020456:IPR001792:IPR017968~KEGG: trq:TRQ2_1227 acylphosphatase~PFAM: acylphosphatase~SPTR: B1LB73 Acylphosphatase~PFAM: Acylphosphatase): MTSYKAVYIRVYGVVQGVGFRALVKRWAKEMDLKGYVRNLSDGSVEIHVEGCEHIIQNFIERLKHEAPVDIWDMEISETSVRGYNDFYIAF; the protein is encoded by the coding sequence ATGACTAGCTATAAAGCTGTCTATATAAGAGTGTATGGAGTAGTTCAGGGAGTGGGGTTTAGGGCTTTGGTGAAGAGATGGGCTAAGGAAATGGATTTAAAAGGCTATGTAAGAAATCTCTCTGATGGCTCTGTAGAGATTCATGTCGAGGGCTGTGAACACATTATACAGAATTTTATTGAGAGGCTAAAACATGAGGCACCTGTAGATATATGGGATATGGAGATTAGTGAGACAAGTGTTAGAGGATACAACGATTTCTATATAGCTTTCTAA
- a CDS encoding Na+/solute symporter (COGs: COG0591 Na+/proline symporter~InterPro IPR001734~KEGG: dka:DKAM_0827 sodium/solute symporter~PFAM: Na+/solute symporter~SPTR: B8D4X2 Sodium/solute symporter~PFAM: Sodium:solute symporter family) yields the protein MIIFIAMLLLFFGIGTILAWISRIRLYRRGIEDFFVGGYRLGGFIAAMTYAATTYSAFMMIGLVGLTYATGVAALGFELVYLGSTIGILTVVGPYIWSLSRERRWLSPAEMLSDLYGSNAIGLIVSIIYLFAMTPYVAAQLKGVGEIFNALGIDYIYGVLFAAILSIAWILIAGLWSVALTDAYQGIWMFIGSLMVISWLYLFLLPSGGIDINRFISALSSSQSGNMLSFTWSIATFIGYTIPWIFFASTNPQVVQRLYMPRDRNAYKRMVKLFSIYGLLYTLICVSLGLGFRAYTSIALSDVETMLLRNRDMVTPYMLTLSHPVIASIVYVSIIAAAISTTDSIVLSVSSCIVRDVYERIYGGRSEDVKRLLAWLSNIAIVVIAMAIAIYRIGYVVDLSVATSALLLPLAPITIIGIYRRPGRKGLPHLYTSIAIGLIVAIYSIYLYGPAKMLTQSLLLGLPAPLWILLSSSIPLIIVFRARQNTL from the coding sequence ATGATAATATTCATAGCTATGCTACTATTATTCTTTGGTATAGGGACTATACTTGCTTGGATTTCTAGAATACGACTTTATAGAAGGGGTATAGAGGACTTCTTTGTTGGTGGATATAGGTTAGGTGGATTTATTGCTGCTATGACATATGCTGCTACAACATATAGTGCTTTTATGATGATTGGTCTCGTTGGTTTAACATATGCTACTGGTGTAGCAGCACTAGGATTTGAATTGGTTTATCTAGGTTCAACTATAGGTATATTGACAGTTGTAGGACCATATATATGGAGTCTATCTAGAGAGAGGAGATGGCTTAGTCCAGCAGAAATGTTATCAGATCTATATGGATCCAATGCTATAGGGCTTATAGTGTCAATTATATATCTATTTGCTATGACTCCATATGTAGCTGCACAGCTTAAGGGTGTTGGTGAGATATTTAATGCTCTTGGTATAGACTATATCTATGGAGTTCTATTTGCAGCTATACTATCCATTGCATGGATATTGATAGCAGGTTTATGGAGTGTTGCACTAACTGATGCATATCAGGGTATATGGATGTTTATTGGCTCTTTAATGGTTATATCATGGCTATATCTATTCCTTCTACCATCTGGAGGTATAGATATCAATAGATTTATATCAGCTTTATCAAGTAGCCAGAGTGGAAATATGTTGTCATTTACATGGTCTATAGCAACATTTATAGGGTATACAATTCCATGGATATTCTTTGCATCTACAAATCCACAGGTTGTACAGAGACTCTATATGCCTAGGGATAGAAATGCCTATAAGAGAATGGTAAAGCTGTTCTCGATATATGGACTTCTCTATACATTGATCTGCGTCTCGCTAGGTCTAGGATTTAGAGCATATACATCTATAGCGCTAAGCGATGTTGAAACAATGTTGCTACGTAATAGGGATATGGTTACACCCTATATGCTTACACTCTCCCACCCAGTAATAGCATCAATAGTATATGTATCGATAATAGCTGCTGCAATATCAACAACAGATTCCATAGTTCTCTCAGTCTCAAGCTGTATTGTTAGAGATGTATATGAGCGTATATATGGTGGAAGGAGTGAGGATGTGAAGAGGTTATTGGCATGGCTATCAAATATAGCTATAGTTGTTATTGCTATGGCTATAGCCATATATAGAATAGGCTATGTAGTTGATCTCTCTGTAGCTACATCAGCACTACTACTACCCCTAGCACCTATAACAATCATAGGTATATATAGAAGACCTGGGAGAAAAGGTCTTCCCCACCTCTATACCTCTATAGCTATAGGGCTTATAGTAGCTATATACTCAATATATCTATATGGACCAGCAAAAATGCTTACACAATCACTACTCCTAGGGCTACCAGCACCACTATGGATACTACTATCATCATCAATACCACTAATAATAGTTTTCAGAGCCAGGCAAAACACACTTTAA
- a CDS encoding GMP synthase (glutamine-hydrolyzing) (COGs: COG0519 GMP synthase PP-ATPase domain/subunit~InterProIPR006220:IPR011702:IPR001317:IPR001674:IPR 000991:IPR004739~KEGG: pai:PAE3369 GMP synthase~PFAM: glutamine amidotransferase class-I; GMP synthase domain protein~SPTR: Q8ZT92 GMP synthase [glutamine-hydrolyzing]~TIGRFAM: GMP synthase, large subunit; GMP synthase, small subunit~PFAM: Glutamine amidotransferase class-I; GMP synthase C terminal domain; NAD synthase~TIGRFAM: GMP synthase (glutamine-hydrolyzing), C-terminal domain or B subunit; GMP synthase (glutamine-hydrolyzing), N-terminal domain or A subunit), translated as MSIWRPYTSVDTILIVNFGGQYTHLISRRVRELSVYTEIVHYYNLSRDVIDSIKPRAIILSGGPSSIYEENAPRIDSWILDLGIPVLGICYGHQLIASMIGGRVERGYGEYGRTRIRIIERDPIFDGWSSEEDVWMSHSDYVAYIPSDKAKILAVSVDKNYIAAFRLIDRSVYGVQFHPEVIHTPKGRKLIENFVIGIAGAKPMWNPGNIIENIVNEIRSTVGEDEKVLCAVSGGIDSTTTALLVKKAIGDRLVAVFVNHGLLREGEAEEVLNMLRNLGINPIYIDASKMFLDALKGVRDCEEKRRIIGELFAKIFKDIVESDKFIKWLAQGTTYPDVIESGFVPGADRIKSHHNVAGLPSWLGLKLLEPIKYLYKDEVRAIALRLGVPEDWVYRHPFPGPGLAVRIIGEITEEKLRIVRRASKIVEEELRRSGLYRRVWQAFAVVGDDKWVGVKGDRRAVGYIVTIRIVESEDGMTADWSRIPLDVLDNIARRITSEIPEVTMVTYAITSKPPSTIEPC; from the coding sequence ATGAGTATTTGGAGACCTTATACAAGTGTTGATACTATACTTATAGTTAACTTTGGTGGTCAGTATACACATCTAATATCTAGGAGGGTTAGAGAGCTCAGTGTATATACAGAGATTGTTCATTACTATAACCTTAGTAGAGATGTTATAGATTCTATAAAGCCTAGAGCAATTATATTGTCTGGAGGTCCTAGTAGTATATATGAGGAGAATGCTCCTAGGATAGATAGCTGGATTCTTGATCTAGGTATACCTGTTCTAGGTATTTGCTATGGGCATCAGCTTATAGCTTCTATGATTGGTGGAAGAGTTGAGAGGGGGTATGGTGAATATGGTAGAACTAGGATAAGGATTATTGAGAGAGACCCTATATTCGATGGATGGAGTAGCGAGGAAGATGTTTGGATGAGCCATAGTGACTATGTTGCATATATACCTAGTGATAAGGCCAAGATACTCGCAGTTTCTGTTGATAAGAACTATATAGCTGCATTTAGACTTATTGATAGATCTGTATATGGTGTTCAATTCCATCCAGAGGTTATACATACTCCAAAGGGTAGAAAGCTGATTGAGAATTTTGTTATTGGTATAGCTGGTGCAAAGCCTATGTGGAATCCTGGCAATATTATTGAGAATATTGTTAATGAGATAAGATCTACTGTTGGTGAGGATGAGAAGGTTTTGTGTGCTGTTAGTGGTGGTATAGATTCTACAACAACTGCTCTACTTGTTAAGAAAGCTATTGGTGATAGACTTGTAGCTGTATTTGTTAACCATGGTCTTCTTAGGGAGGGCGAGGCTGAGGAGGTGCTTAATATGCTTAGGAATCTAGGCATTAATCCTATCTATATAGATGCATCAAAGATGTTTCTAGATGCTCTTAAAGGGGTTAGAGACTGTGAGGAGAAGAGAAGGATAATAGGGGAGCTATTTGCAAAGATATTCAAAGATATTGTAGAGTCTGATAAGTTTATCAAATGGCTTGCACAGGGAACAACATATCCAGATGTAATTGAGAGTGGTTTTGTTCCTGGGGCAGATAGGATTAAGAGTCATCACAATGTTGCAGGGCTACCGAGTTGGCTGGGTCTAAAGCTTTTAGAGCCTATAAAGTATCTCTATAAGGATGAGGTTAGAGCTATAGCTCTAAGGCTTGGTGTTCCAGAGGACTGGGTATATAGACATCCATTTCCTGGACCAGGACTTGCTGTAAGGATTATTGGTGAGATTACAGAGGAGAAGCTTAGGATTGTTAGAAGAGCTTCAAAGATTGTTGAGGAGGAGCTTAGGAGGAGTGGTTTGTATAGAAGGGTTTGGCAGGCATTTGCTGTTGTAGGAGATGATAAGTGGGTTGGTGTTAAGGGTGATAGGAGAGCTGTTGGATATATAGTTACTATAAGAATTGTTGAGAGTGAAGATGGTATGACAGCAGATTGGAGTAGGATACCACTAGATGTTTTAGATAATATTGCTAGAAGGATAACGAGTGAGATACCAGAGGTGACAATGGTTACATATGCAATAACCTCAAAACCGCCTTCAACTATAGAGCCGTGTTAA
- a CDS encoding possible tyrosine transporter P-protein (TC 2.A.45.2.1) (COGs: COG1055 Na+/H+ antiporter NhaD and related arsenite permease~InterPro IPR000802:IPR004680~KEGG: smr:Smar_0658 citrate transporter~PFAM: Citrate transporter; Arsenical pump membrane protein~SPTR: A3DMA4 Citrate transporter~PFAM: Citrate transporter) — MVYSYIVLVLFVALIAFLIWGRVERHWISLVVLAISIAIGVVSPIEVISYIDWDIFGLILGMSFMTLYLERSGLMDVISRYLLKISRRRFTAIFLLSLVAGLVSTILENVSVVFLMAPIVFRISAALGLSPVAPMILMALSANIAGSATMVGDPPAIITAGAFGLKFTDFFVYSGKPSMFFFTIASMIVATIVTSLIAERYSANANISISSEDSKVFHRIDRVFLFESIAFLAIKIVLLSIRNIINIPLSLAATISVGGLTATRIVHRDIETVKDVAKAGFEWKLLVFLSGVFVLSGAFEKYGLTKEFGGAIIGISHGDLFIVTTILIWLSVALSAFIDNVPYIATMIPVVKEIGSSLSLDPIPLAWALLIGTTLGGNFTYIGASANVTAVRILEKNGYDISFIDFIKYSLVYNTISVVLGWILYELFYVFYP, encoded by the coding sequence ATGGTGTATAGCTATATAGTTTTGGTATTGTTTGTAGCTCTTATAGCTTTTCTCATATGGGGTAGGGTTGAGAGGCATTGGATAAGTCTTGTAGTTCTAGCTATATCTATTGCTATAGGTGTTGTATCTCCTATAGAGGTTATTAGCTATATAGATTGGGATATATTTGGATTGATTCTTGGTATGAGCTTTATGACTCTCTATCTAGAGAGGAGTGGTCTTATGGATGTCATCTCTAGATACCTACTAAAGATTTCTAGGAGAAGGTTTACAGCAATATTCCTCTTATCCCTGGTAGCAGGACTTGTAAGTACTATTCTTGAGAATGTATCTGTAGTATTTCTAATGGCGCCAATAGTATTCAGAATCTCAGCTGCATTGGGTTTATCACCTGTAGCACCAATGATACTAATGGCTCTTTCAGCAAATATAGCAGGTTCAGCTACAATGGTCGGTGATCCGCCTGCTATTATAACAGCAGGTGCTTTTGGGCTGAAGTTCACGGATTTCTTTGTATATAGTGGAAAACCGTCTATGTTTTTCTTCACCATAGCCTCAATGATAGTTGCAACAATAGTAACCTCCCTTATAGCTGAAAGATATAGTGCTAATGCTAATATCTCTATATCTTCTGAGGATAGTAAGGTTTTTCATAGAATAGACAGAGTATTTCTATTTGAATCAATAGCATTTCTAGCCATAAAAATAGTTTTACTAAGCATTAGAAACATCATCAACATCCCACTCAGCTTAGCAGCAACTATATCTGTAGGGGGTCTTACAGCTACAAGGATTGTGCATAGAGATATAGAGACTGTTAAAGATGTTGCTAAAGCAGGTTTTGAGTGGAAGCTTCTAGTCTTTCTCTCAGGGGTATTTGTCTTATCCGGGGCATTTGAGAAATATGGACTTACGAAAGAGTTTGGAGGAGCTATTATCGGTATATCACATGGAGATCTATTTATAGTGACAACTATATTGATATGGCTATCTGTAGCTCTCTCAGCATTTATAGATAATGTCCCCTATATAGCTACAATGATACCTGTAGTCAAAGAGATTGGAAGCTCATTATCTCTCGACCCTATACCACTTGCATGGGCACTACTAATAGGTACTACACTTGGTGGAAACTTTACATATATAGGTGCATCAGCAAATGTAACAGCTGTTAGAATTCTTGAAAAGAATGGATATGATATAAGCTTTATAGACTTTATAAAATATAGCTTAGTATACAACACTATCTCTGTAGTACTTGGATGGATACTATATGAGCTATTCTATGTGTTCTATCCATAG
- a CDS encoding 6-pyruvoyl tetrahydropterin synthase and hypothetical protein (COGs: COG0720 6-pyruvoyl-tetrahydropterin synthase~InterPro IPR007115~KEGG: mtp:Mthe_0437 putative 6-pyruvoyl tetrahydropterin synthase~PFAM: 6-pyruvoyl tetrahydropterin synthase and hypothetical protein~SPTR: A0B6A5 Putative uncharacterized protein~PFAM: 6-pyruvoyl tetrahydropterin synthase~TIGRFAM: queuosine biosynthesis protein QueD; 6-pyruvoyl tetrahydropterin synthase/QueD family protein), translating into MPTVKLGISLSIDYAHSLPGHGKCSMLHGHTAKVTVVVRGSIPMDGKECGNYMLIDFIELRDRVKNILMELDHRNLNELFICPTAEVLAYWIYRKLREVLPSNIEIVSIRVQEGDSGWAEYEGE; encoded by the coding sequence ATGCCTACTGTCAAACTAGGTATATCGCTATCTATAGATTATGCCCATAGCCTTCCAGGACATGGAAAATGTAGTATGCTCCATGGACATACAGCTAAAGTAACTGTTGTAGTGAGAGGTTCTATACCTATGGATGGAAAAGAATGTGGAAACTATATGCTTATAGACTTTATTGAGCTTAGGGATAGGGTCAAAAATATTCTTATGGAATTGGATCACAGAAATCTCAACGAATTGTTTATATGTCCAACAGCTGAGGTTTTGGCGTATTGGATCTATAGAAAACTTAGAGAGGTTCTTCCATCCAATATAGAGATTGTGAGTATTAGGGTACAGGAAGGAGATAGTGGTTGGGCTGAATATGAGGGTGAGTGA
- a CDS encoding coenzyme PQQ synthesis protein, conjectural (COGs: COG0602 Organic radical activating protein~KEGG: pai:PAE0010 coenzyme PQQ synthesis protein, conjectural~SPTR: Q8ZZZ0 Coenzyme PQQ synthesis protein, conjectural~PFAM: Radical SAM superfamily): protein MVGLNMRVSEIFYSIQGEGPFIGRPAVFIRLQGCNLRCTKNSVGWDCDTQYAWDSSGGMEISIDRVVDIVRQYQCRHIVITGGEPMIQQREVIELIKRLDGYAIEIETNGTIPLDPDFPVEKVRLNVSPKPHAPIRPEYIRYASCLKFVVASEKDLVFVDSFVKIYGVEPSRIWLMPASRNVDEHNRNIRLCWEYAKLRGYNVTPRLHILVYGESREGV, encoded by the coding sequence GTGGTTGGGCTGAATATGAGGGTGAGTGAAATTTTTTATTCGATACAAGGCGAAGGTCCATTCATAGGTAGACCAGCAGTCTTTATACGTCTCCAGGGATGTAATCTTCGCTGTACAAAGAATAGTGTTGGTTGGGATTGCGATACACAATATGCATGGGATTCTAGTGGAGGTATGGAGATCTCTATAGATAGAGTTGTAGATATAGTTAGGCAGTATCAATGTCGTCACATTGTCATTACAGGTGGTGAACCAATGATACAGCAGAGAGAGGTTATAGAGCTTATCAAAAGACTTGATGGCTATGCCATAGAAATTGAAACCAATGGAACAATACCACTAGATCCAGATTTTCCTGTGGAGAAGGTTAGACTAAATGTATCTCCTAAGCCTCATGCTCCTATAAGACCTGAGTATATTAGATATGCATCATGCTTAAAATTCGTTGTAGCTTCAGAAAAGGATCTTGTATTTGTTGATAGCTTTGTGAAGATATATGGTGTTGAACCTAGTAGGATATGGTTGATGCCAGCAAGTAGAAATGTTGATGAGCATAATCGTAACATTAGACTGTGTTGGGAATACGCCAAGCTGAGAGGATATAATGTTACGCCAAGGCTACATATACTTGTCTATGGAGAGTCTAGGGAAGGTGTATAG